A region of the Cumulibacter manganitolerans genome:
AGCCAGCCGAACGGGTACTGGGCGGCGATGAACACCATGGTGGCGATCGACAGCGCCCAGAACACGTCGCCGGCGTCCGCGCCCTTGACCTTCACGGCGTACGGCGTGACGGCCGAGAAGAACGTGTAGTAGCACAGCGTCGACAGCAGCGTGAAGCCGATGATCTGCATGACCTGCTTCGGGTGCTCGCGCAGCGTCATCATCAGCGGGGACTTGGTGTTCGCCGCGATCTCCTTGTTCTCCTCGAACTGCTCGGTCTCGGCCATGTCGCGACGCAGCCACAGGCCGACCAGGCCGAGCGCGGCACCGATGACGAACGGGATGCGCCAGCCCCACGAGTCCAGCTGGTCCGCGGAGAGCGTCTTGGCGAACCAGGTGCCCAGCAGCGAGGCGATGAGCACCGACGAGCCGGTGGAGATGTAGAAGAAGGCGGAGTAGCGCCCGCGGCGCTCCGGCGGCGCGATCTCGGCCAGATAGGCCGAGGCGTTGGAGACCTCGCCGCCGAGCGACATGCCCTGCCCGATGCGGGCGAGCAGCAGGAGGATCGGCGCGAGCCAGCCGACCGCACTGAAGGTCGGCAGGATGGCGATGAGCAGCGAGCCGCCGGCCATCAGCAGGATGGTCAGCATCATGGCCTGCTTGCGCCCGCGACGGTCGGCGTACCGGCCGAGGATGAACCCGCCCAGCGGGCGGAAGAAGAAGGCCAGCGCGTAGGTGGCGAAGGTGCCGAGCAGGGCCGCCGCCTCGTTCTCCGCGGGGAAGATCTGCGTCGCGAAGTAGATGGAGAAGGTCGCGTAGACCGTCCAGTCGTACCACTCGACCGCGTTGCCGACGCTCGCCGCGATCAGCGTGCGCAGCGGCAGCTTGTGCTTGACCCCCTCATGGTCCACGACGTCCAGGTCGTGCAGGAGGTGATGCTCTTTGCCAGTAGTCACAGGAGTCCTTCGCATAGGGGGGCCTGACCGCACTGATAGAGGAAATGTTTAGCACAGGTATGAAGCGCGTGTGGTGAACACGCTGGCATACGCTGGAGGGCCATGTCCCGTCGTCGTGCCCGCCGAACGCCGCACCGGCTCACCGAATCCCAGGTCGAGCAGCGGCGTATCGGCGTACCTGCGATCGGCTATCCCCCGCAGCTGCCGGTGACGGCGCGCAAGGATGAGATCGCCGAGGCGCTCCGAAACCACCAGGTGGTGGTCATCGCCGGCGAGACCGGATCCGGCAAGACCACCCAGATCCCGAAGATCTGCCTCGAGATCGGCCGGGGAGTCCACGGCCAGATCGGGCACACCCAGCCGCGCCGGCTCGCGGCCCGCACCGTCGCCGAGCGGATCGCCGAGGAGCTCGACGTCGAGATCGGCCGGGAGGTCGGCTACGCGGTCCGCTTCACCGACAAGGTCAGCCGCGACAGCTACGTCAAGGTGATGACCGACGGGATCCTGCTGGCGGAGATCCAGCGCGACCGGCTGCTGAGCCGCTACGACACCATCATCATCGACGAGGCGCACGAACGCAGCCTCAACATCGACTTCCTGCTGGGCTACCTCAAGATGCTGCTGCCCCGCCGGCCGGACCTCAAGGTCGTCATCACCTCGGCGACCATCGACCCGCAGGCCTTCAGCCGGCACTTCGGCGACGCTCCGGTCATCGAGGTGTCCGGCCGCACCTACCCGGTCGAGATCCGGTATCGCCCGCTGGTCGACCCGGACCGTCCGGAGGCGCCGGAACGTGATCTGGTCCAGGGCGTCATCGACGCCTGCCACGAGCTGTCGGGCGAGGACCCGGGAGACGTCCTGGTGTTCCTGTCCGGGGAGCGCGAGATCCGGGACGTCGCCGACGCGCTGCGCGAGCTGGACCTGCCTCGCACGGAGGTGCTGCCGCTGTACGCGCGGTTGTCGGCCGCCGACCAGCACCGGGTCTTCGGCGCCCACAGAGGTCGCCGCATCGTGCTCGCGACCAACGTGGCCGAGACGTCCCTGACGGTGCCCGGCATCAAGTACGTCGTGGACGCCGGAACCGCCCGCATCTCTCGCTACTCGCACGCGACGAAGGTCCAGCGGCTGCCGATCGAACGGATCTCCCAGGCTTCGGCGATGCAGCGCAGCGGCCGGTGCGGCCGCACCGCGGACGGCATCGCCATCCGGCTGTACAGCGAGGATGACTTCGACTCGCGGCCGGTCTTCACCGACCCGGAGATCACCCGCACGAACCTGGCGGCGGTCATCCTGCAGATGATCTCCGCGCGCCTGGGCGACATCGAGACGTTCCCCTTCATCGAGCCGCCCGACAAGCGGAACATCAACGACGGGATGGCGCTGCTGCAGGAGATCGACGCGATCCGGCGCGCCGACGGCGCGGTGACGCTCACGGCGATCGGGCGGCAGGTGGCGGCCCTGCCCATCGACCCGCGGCTCGCGCGGATGATCGTCGAGGCCGCTCGGCGCGACGCCACGCTGGCGGTGATGGTGGTCGCGGCGGCCCTGTCGATCCAGGACCCCCGGGAGCGGCCCGCCGACCACGAGGCCCAGGCGGACCAGAAGCACGCCCGGTTCGTCGACAAGACCTCCGACTTCCTCGGTCTGCTCAACCTGTGGCGGTACCTGCGCGAGCAGCAGCGCGAGCTGTCGTCGTCGGCCTTCCGGCGCATGTGCAAGGCCGACTACATCAACTACGTCCGCGTCCGGGAATGGCAGGACCTCGTCGCTCAGCTCCGCGAGATCGGGGCGACCGCGGGCATCCACACCTCGTCGAGCCGTCCCGGCGACGACGAGGTGCACAAGTCGATCCTCACCGGGCTGCTGTCACAGATCGGCATGCAGGACGTCCGCAACAAGCGGGAGTACGTCGGGGCGCGCGGGACCCGGTTCGCGATCTTCCCGGGATCGGCGCTGTTCAAGAAGAACCCGCCGTACGTGATGTCCG
Encoded here:
- a CDS encoding MFS transporter, which encodes MTTGKEHHLLHDLDVVDHEGVKHKLPLRTLIAASVGNAVEWYDWTVYATFSIYFATQIFPAENEAAALLGTFATYALAFFFRPLGGFILGRYADRRGRKQAMMLTILLMAGGSLLIAILPTFSAVGWLAPILLLLARIGQGMSLGGEVSNASAYLAEIAPPERRGRYSAFFYISTGSSVLIASLLGTWFAKTLSADQLDSWGWRIPFVIGAALGLVGLWLRRDMAETEQFEENKEIAANTKSPLMMTLREHPKQVMQIIGFTLLSTLCYYTFFSAVTPYAVKVKGADAGDVFWALSIATMVFIAAQYPFGWLSDRIGRKPQLLFWSAATAVVIVPLSTLIGPGFGNMLVVFTVGLFLYSMLSSIAPAIMSELFPTHLRGLGIGAWYNLTVAVFGGTAPLVIQFLGDRGQGHLFFWYVAIGAVIAFITVLTLTESKGKVLD